AAGCTCCCCGATGAGATAAAACAGTTGTTGCTCGACTACACCTCGGATAAATACGAATACGCAGGTGAACTGAAATACAGCCCGCTGTCGCAGTATTTCAATACCGACAGTACATACGGCAGGCTGTACGCAGGTTTCTGCAATACCTCGCTGCAATATCTGATATACGCAAGGCAGTGCCGCTCTGCCGATCTTCGCTATGACGAGGCATCGTTTGTGATAAACGTAGAAAGCGCAACCGTGAAAAAGGGCATTTACACGATAAACTATACCATAAGCGAAAAGATTGCGTTCGCAATATGCGATACCCCTGCCGAGTCCTGCGGTATGGAAGTCGAGGCGCAGATTTCCAAAGGCACAGACGGGAAATACAAGTTTGATATTCTGGCGGATGATACCGATGTAAACCTGCTCATAGAAGAACGTGTAATGAGCTATCTTGGGTATGATTACGAAGAATATTATCTCAAGGATATGAAAATACCCGACAGCCTTGATTACGATAAAATGTATTCGGGCATTCTCAAAAAGCTCAAGGCGGAAGCAGAGAGCAACATAACCGAGCAGGAGCAGATGCTTGCGGACTATAACGCCGATCCCGACAGCTTCAAAGCCTCAAAGACCGCAAAGCACAGCTACGACCGTGACAAAGCCGTTGCTTATTCATACAAATGGGTAAACGGCGAAAGCGTAGTCAGAAACCCTGCTTACAGCGACTATGCCGTATACGGCGGAAATTGCCAGAACTACGTTTCGCAGTCGTTGTTTGCTTCGGGAATTCCTATGGACTGGAGCGGCAGTGAGCAGTGGAAATGGTTTGACGATGAAAGCGACCTTTCCGAGCTTCCTACGGGAAGGTCGGGGTCGTGGTCGGGAACGGAATATTTTTACGAATACTGCAATAAGAATACGGGCAAGGGCATCGTAGCCGAAACAGACGGTAATATTTTCTCTGCACAGCCCGGTGATATTATCCAGTATGTAGTTGACGGCTGGGCACACCACAGCGTGATAGTAACAAAGGTAATATATGACGATGGCGGCAACGTTGTCGATCTTCTCATCAACAGCAATACAACCGACAGAGTTGATTATCCTATGAGTGCATACGGATATACGGACATAAGGCTGATAAAGATAATCGGATATAATGATAAATGATAAAAGCTGTATACTGCGGACGCCCGTAGTATACAGCTTATTTTTCTGCTCTTTCGATATTCCCGATAATATATTCATACTCGGGGTATGATTTTCTTATCCTTTCCCTGCACCGCTCGCAGAACTTGTCAAGCTGTGCCTTGTCATCACGCATTTTCTGCTTTGCGCCCCAAAGGTGAGTAAACTTATTCTGCGGCAAAAAAAGCCTGTCCTTGTCAAGAAGCGTTGTATATTCAATACCGCACCTTTTCGCAAGCATAGGGAGCAATCTCTGTTCGGCGAAAACCATATATGTAAGATAATCTCCGCCGTACACTGCCGATTTCATAAACGCTATGGAGCGTGATGTGTAATACTGCTTGAAATCCTCATCGGGAATATACAAAAACGCCGTATTGAGCGGTAACGTTGTATAATCAAGTCCCTCGTCAAGCACCTTGCCTTTCAGCCTGAACGATGAAACATCGGGGTAGACGGACGGTATAAGTTCCTCCTCGTGTGCCGCAATTATCTTATCCCCAAACGGCGGATCTTCCCATACGATAAAATCCGTATCTATCATAGCGCACGGTGCGGAAAACTGCTGTAAAGCAATCAACTTTCCTCCCGCCCAGAACATAACGGGGTCTATCCCGTCAAGATCATCGGGAATGACAACCTTTATATCGTTCCATATATCGTTTATGCCGAGAGCGGAAAAAAGCTCTGCTCCTGCGCTGTCGGTAAGCATAGTTATGCTGTTGCCGTTCTTGCGCCATTGCAAAGCCGAAATCACTGTGCAGTATATGTCGGGTAGGCTCATAGTGAGCTTCTTACCCGGATTCTTGGCGAAAAATGCCGCCGATGAAAATGAATGGAATCCGTTCATATAAGGTGTATCCCGTATCCGTAGCGGTTAAGCGGTTCAGATGAGAAGAAAAGCATAAGCGCCTTAGGCGTAAAGCTGCCGCCCACGCACAGCTCATCATACGAAAAACTGCCCGAAAGAAAGCTCGTTATATCAAAACTGCCGATATTGAATGAACCGAATCTCGTTTTACCCGAGCCGTACTTATATTCGTATTCATATTGATGCTTATAAGAACCGAACGAACCTGCAAACGAAGATGC
This window of the [Eubacterium] siraeum genome carries:
- a CDS encoding amidase domain-containing protein, with amino-acid sequence MTLLNIEKQIDSDSASSVQESETTAITADAVAVNDIAEPKKIALISGNVTTADSVKLPDEIKQLLLDYTSDKYEYAGELKYSPLSQYFNTDSTYGRLYAGFCNTSLQYLIYARQCRSADLRYDEASFVINVESATVKKGIYTINYTISEKIAFAICDTPAESCGMEVEAQISKGTDGKYKFDILADDTDVNLLIEERVMSYLGYDYEEYYLKDMKIPDSLDYDKMYSGILKKLKAEAESNITEQEQMLADYNADPDSFKASKTAKHSYDRDKAVAYSYKWVNGESVVRNPAYSDYAVYGGNCQNYVSQSLFASGIPMDWSGSEQWKWFDDESDLSELPTGRSGSWSGTEYFYEYCNKNTGKGIVAETDGNIFSAQPGDIIQYVVDGWAHHSVIVTKVIYDDGGNVVDLLINSNTTDRVDYPMSAYGYTDIRLIKIIGYNDK